CTTGACGATTCGTTTCCGATAAGATCGCTCATCAGCACTTTTAATGGGTACGGGCCATCCAGCGGGCGTCCAATTGAGGACGTACATGGCGTGTCTGGAGAATTCCGGCTAGCCATATGCCTCGAGCATAGCATCAGCCTGGTGGTTTCAAGTCTGATCCAGCTCTACTATCGGAATAGAGATCTGGTGTATGAGCTGGACGAAAAGGCCGCAGACATCAAGGCTGCTCAATCAATACTTAAAActctcgtcatcttcattggGTCCTACCGCAGCCATTTCGAACAACACGGGGCAAAATACGAAGCAGTCCGAAGAGACTGCGACAGAATCTATATTGGATGGCATGACCAGCGAGCTCGGCGGTCAGAGGTATGCAGAATTCAACAatgtctttcttcttcttctttatttacaGTAACTGACTTTGGAATCATAGGCCGTGAGAGAGGTGGTTTTGGAAGAAGTCGTCATGGAGCAAGGAGTTGTGAGGGACATGGGAATACAACTGGTTAAAATCCGAACAATGATTCAGACAGGCGATTTAAGTCCGGGAGTGTGAGTTTGATGTGGGTTGTGAGGCGAAAGACTGCGGtctttcttcatttctttcgcttttgttttttctttagcaaGTTGTCGAAAACAAACTTCTGTGTGAGGCATGAGATAAACAGAGAAGAATCGGCTGAGAGAAGTTATGGGGCGATATTTCATGTCTATCAGGTAGTACTGACTCtttgaaaataaaaagaacaatTGTCCGGCTTTACCACAAAATGAAAGACTTCTAATGATGAATTCTGATCCTCCTGATAGTGAAAAAGCGTTTACGCGCAAAATAGCCTTCATGAAACATCTGTCCATATCTATACCGCACTACTGCAATGTTAAAGCACTTAGGAGCTGAGCAGAGTTGACATATTCACGTGTAAGGTAGGGTATatcaaatatatatatatatatatataataataataataaacttttcaatttttataataaatgtCATATTTAAAAGCATTGAAGCATTTCCctttctataattataaacgAAAGTGGCGGGGAATCAGATCAACATCAAAGCATACAAACAGTCCATCTTTCCATCATTGGCGCGTTTCTCTTCAACAAATTATAAAtcataatattttaaatcgTTGGTCTGTTTCGAATGgttgtaaaaaaaagaaagttttTTCAAGACCTTGAATCTCGTAACCTTATGTCTCAGTCATCGCGTTTTGGCTATGAATGAATAAATGAATAAGCGTCTCATCTTCAacccatatatatatatatatacaccaGAAACCTACCGTCAACTGAGCTGTATCCAGGCAGGCACACCTTTAGACAAGAGACTTTCGCTGAGCCCGGAATCGACGCACAGGAACAGGAAGATGAGTGCGGTTGGGCGAGAAGTGAGTCTCGTTGCCGCCACCAAAGTAAGTGACGttgctggcgctggtgtCGTTGGTGAAGTAAGGAGCGGTGGtgccgtcgccgccgccggtcGAGCTGATGCTAGAGACACCAGATGATGCACCAGCGCCGGTTGTTGAGTTTGCAATGGCCGTGCCGTTTGCAATGCTTGTAACGTTGGCAGGGGTGCTGGCCACGCCGGTGGTGTTGACCCAGTGGAACGAGAACGAAGGCagggctgcggcggcggcagcgtaGGCGGCGACAATGACGGCGGAGGTCTTCATTTTGGCTTGGCAGATGTGGTGACGGATGATCCTTGTTTCTTTCGTGTATGGGCGTTGGGTTTTTATT
The Trichoderma asperellum chromosome 7, complete sequence DNA segment above includes these coding regions:
- a CDS encoding uncharacterized protein (EggNog:ENOG41~SECRETED:SignalP(1-17)) — its product is MKTSAVIVAAYAAAAAALPSFSFHWVNTTGVASTPANVTSIANGTAIANSTTGAGASSGVSSISSTGGGDGTTAPYFTNDTSASNVTYFGGGNETHFSPNRTHLPVPVRRFRAQRKSLV